In the Arthrobacter zhaoxinii genome, one interval contains:
- a CDS encoding CoA-acylating methylmalonate-semialdehyde dehydrogenase, whose amino-acid sequence MVRELSHYVDGQHVGGTSGRFSDVYDPCTGEVQARVPLASTEEVRNVVSNAEKGQREWAAMNPQRRGRILLKFVDLVNQNLEELATLLSSEHGKTLPDAKGDIQRGIEVVEFAAGAPHLLKGEFSDNAGAGIDVHSLRSPLGVVAGITPFNFPAMIPLWKSGPALAAGNSFILKPSERDPSVPLRLAELFTEAGVPAGVFNVVNGDKEAVDALLEDPRVSAIGFVGSTPIAQYIYATAAAHGKRAQCFGGAKNHMVIMPDADLDMAADALIGAGFGSAGERCMAISVAVPVGRATGDALVAKLQERIADLKVGHSLAGDSDFGPVVAASAKERIEGYIQVGVDEGATLLADGRGLAVEGYEGGFWVGPTLFDNVTKDMTIYKEEIFGPVLSVLRAEDYDEALRLCNEHEFGNGVAIFTRDGDSARDFASRVQVGMVGINVPIPVPIAYYTFGGWKASGFGDLNQHGADAFRFYTKTKTVTTRWPSGIRTGASFVMPEGS is encoded by the coding sequence ATGGTTCGCGAGCTATCCCATTACGTTGACGGACAGCATGTTGGGGGTACCTCCGGGCGCTTCAGCGACGTCTACGATCCCTGCACGGGCGAGGTGCAGGCCAGGGTGCCCCTGGCCAGCACCGAGGAAGTCCGCAACGTTGTGTCCAACGCGGAAAAGGGCCAGCGGGAATGGGCGGCCATGAACCCGCAGCGGCGCGGCCGGATCCTGCTGAAGTTCGTGGACCTGGTGAACCAGAACCTGGAGGAACTGGCCACCCTGCTGTCCTCCGAACACGGCAAGACCCTCCCCGACGCGAAGGGCGACATTCAGCGCGGTATCGAGGTGGTGGAATTCGCTGCCGGCGCCCCGCACCTGCTCAAGGGCGAGTTTTCGGACAATGCCGGGGCCGGCATCGATGTCCACTCGCTGCGCTCCCCGCTCGGCGTCGTAGCCGGCATCACGCCGTTCAACTTTCCCGCCATGATTCCGCTCTGGAAGTCCGGCCCCGCCCTGGCCGCCGGCAATTCCTTCATCCTCAAGCCCTCCGAACGGGACCCTTCCGTGCCGCTGCGGCTTGCCGAGCTCTTTACGGAGGCAGGCGTTCCGGCCGGCGTCTTCAATGTGGTCAACGGCGACAAGGAAGCAGTGGATGCACTGCTGGAGGATCCGCGGGTATCTGCCATCGGCTTTGTCGGTTCCACGCCGATTGCGCAGTACATCTATGCCACTGCCGCTGCCCACGGAAAACGCGCCCAGTGTTTCGGCGGCGCGAAGAACCACATGGTCATCATGCCGGACGCCGATCTGGACATGGCCGCTGATGCCCTCATCGGTGCCGGCTTCGGCTCCGCCGGTGAACGCTGCATGGCGATCTCCGTGGCCGTCCCGGTCGGCAGGGCGACCGGCGACGCACTCGTTGCGAAGCTCCAGGAGCGGATCGCGGACCTGAAGGTCGGCCACAGCCTCGCCGGGGATTCGGATTTCGGCCCGGTCGTGGCGGCTTCCGCGAAGGAACGGATCGAAGGGTACATCCAGGTCGGCGTGGATGAGGGCGCCACCCTGCTGGCCGACGGACGCGGCCTGGCGGTAGAGGGTTACGAGGGCGGCTTCTGGGTGGGGCCCACCCTCTTCGACAACGTCACCAAGGACATGACGATTTACAAGGAAGAGATCTTCGGACCCGTGCTCAGCGTGCTCCGGGCAGAGGACTACGACGAGGCCCTGCGGCTGTGCAACGAGCACGAGTTCGGTAACGGCGTGGCCATCTTCACCCGCGACGGCGACTCCGCCCGTGACTTCGCCAGCCGGGTCCAGGTCGGCATGGTGGGCATCAACGTCCCCATTCCCGTCCCCATCGCGTACTACACCTTCGGCGGCTGGAAGGCTTCCGGATTCGGCGACCTCAACCAGCACGGCGCAGACGCTTTCCGCTTCTATACCAAGACCAAGACGGTCACCACCCGCTGGCCGTCGGGGATCCGCACCGGCGCCAGCTTCGTGATGCCGGAAGGCAGCTGA
- a CDS encoding enoyl-CoA hydratase/isomerase family protein produces the protein MAAMVPDRPAAAEVLFERRGRLGVVTLNRPRAVNALTAGMASAMLEQLRLWADDDAVAAVLVRGAGDRGLCAGGDIVAIYRDMLDGGNATAAFWAEEYTLNLLISNYPKPYVALMDGLVLGGGVGISAHGSVRIVTERTRLGMPETTIGFVPDVGGTLLLSRAPGETGTHAALTGAHLSGADAVFLGFADFFIPSSKLASFAVALEHEAVEAAVARFAEAAPPSGLAGQDWIDACYTGNDAGEIVRRLRAFDGQGREEAAKAAEAIAAKSPTAVKVALESLRRVKGLTLEKALEQEYRVGLRFLAGSDFREGIRAQVVDKDYSPRWQPATLAEVSDEDVESYFAPLGNRELRLSKEHNNV, from the coding sequence ATGGCGGCCATGGTCCCGGACAGGCCTGCCGCTGCGGAGGTGCTGTTCGAACGCCGCGGCCGGCTCGGGGTGGTAACGCTCAACCGGCCCCGGGCGGTTAATGCGCTGACGGCCGGCATGGCCTCGGCCATGCTGGAGCAGCTCAGGCTCTGGGCCGACGACGACGCGGTGGCGGCCGTCCTGGTGCGCGGGGCGGGCGACCGGGGGTTGTGTGCCGGGGGCGACATCGTGGCCATCTACCGTGACATGCTCGACGGCGGCAACGCCACAGCCGCTTTCTGGGCGGAGGAATACACGCTCAACCTGCTCATTTCGAACTACCCCAAGCCGTATGTGGCCTTGATGGACGGTCTCGTCCTCGGCGGAGGAGTCGGAATTTCCGCCCACGGATCCGTCCGGATCGTCACGGAACGCACCCGGCTGGGCATGCCGGAGACCACCATCGGCTTCGTGCCCGACGTCGGCGGAACCCTGCTGCTCTCCCGCGCACCCGGGGAGACCGGCACCCATGCAGCACTCACGGGGGCCCACCTCAGCGGCGCCGATGCAGTATTCCTGGGCTTCGCGGACTTCTTCATTCCGTCATCGAAGCTGGCGAGCTTTGCCGTTGCCCTGGAGCACGAGGCGGTGGAGGCCGCCGTCGCGCGCTTCGCAGAGGCGGCACCGCCGTCCGGACTCGCAGGGCAGGACTGGATTGACGCCTGCTACACGGGGAACGACGCCGGGGAGATTGTGCGCCGGCTGCGGGCCTTCGACGGGCAGGGCCGGGAGGAGGCGGCCAAGGCCGCCGAGGCGATAGCAGCCAAGTCACCAACGGCAGTAAAAGTGGCGCTGGAATCCCTGCGCCGGGTGAAGGGACTGACGCTGGAGAAAGCCTTGGAACAGGAGTACCGGGTGGGACTGCGGTTCCTCGCCGGATCCGATTTCAGGGAGGGCATCCGCGCCCAGGTGGTGGACAAGGACTATTCTCCGCGCTGGCAGCCCGCCACGCTGGCAGAGGTCAGCGACGAGGACGTCGAATCCTATTTTGCGCCGCTGGGTAACCGTGAACTGAGACTTTCCAAGGAGCACAACAATGTCTGA